In a genomic window of Drosophila takahashii strain IR98-3 E-12201 chromosome 3L, DtakHiC1v2, whole genome shotgun sequence:
- the LOC123002414 gene encoding uncharacterized protein, with translation MIDADDTILKNLLEELNLLNALPFLERAGVNYECLEFIDKERSCSLGELRNLDVRRKRR, from the exons ATGATAGACGCTGACgacacaattttaaaaaaccttcTAGAAGAACTAAATCTTTTGAATGCGCTGCCATTCCTCGAAC gtGCTGGAGTGAATTATGAATGCCTGGAGTTCATTGACAAGGAGAGAAGCTGTTCGCTTGGCGAATTACGCAA TTTGGACGTACGCAGGAAGAGAAGATAA